A genomic segment from Luteolibacter ambystomatis encodes:
- a CDS encoding DUF3142 domain-containing protein, which translates to MGFAFPVRAVIAPLLLAALSSCDKTKPAEAPATASGPMVQRAYVWQRDWRPEVSRSIAAHGGAFDSLAVLAAQIEWKATGGEPSVVRPPIDWGALRAAARPAGLVARVQRAGEGRMVAEAVIRVLLERLAEAKAASVPVSEFQIDYDCAQKNLEGYRQWLASVREGLRSTGVPLRITTLPSWLGEPAFEKLVDGVDGYVLQVHSFDLTALGKAPTVCDPVMAREWVARAAKLGRPFHVALPTYSCIAGYGPDGRCLGMVADAGHPTWRWDARVVEFTSDSADLAGLVAEWTKQRPAMMQGLYWYRLPVDGETYNWRWPTLAAVMSGRVPMARWEIKAAPGSPVDFVLWNTGEKDDLLPRSIRVTRPGPPEAVVADGLGGWQCKAAPDHVDFQFPTQGRPIRLAPGNSMPLGWIRYQEPPPPDMTFSYEIVR; encoded by the coding sequence ATGGGCTTTGCCTTTCCGGTCCGCGCCGTCATCGCCCCGCTGCTGCTGGCGGCATTGTCGTCCTGCGACAAGACGAAGCCCGCGGAGGCTCCGGCGACCGCATCCGGCCCGATGGTTCAGCGGGCCTATGTCTGGCAGCGTGATTGGAGGCCGGAGGTGTCCCGATCCATTGCCGCCCATGGCGGAGCCTTCGACAGTCTGGCCGTGCTCGCCGCTCAGATCGAGTGGAAGGCAACAGGCGGGGAGCCGTCCGTGGTCCGACCTCCGATTGACTGGGGTGCTCTCCGTGCCGCCGCGAGGCCCGCGGGTCTCGTCGCCAGGGTGCAGCGGGCGGGTGAGGGCCGGATGGTGGCGGAGGCTGTGATCCGCGTGCTGTTGGAGCGTCTCGCCGAGGCGAAAGCGGCATCGGTTCCGGTTTCCGAGTTCCAGATCGATTACGATTGCGCGCAGAAGAATCTCGAAGGCTACCGGCAGTGGTTGGCCTCTGTCCGGGAAGGATTGCGTTCCACCGGTGTTCCGCTGCGCATCACCACGCTGCCGAGTTGGCTCGGTGAGCCCGCTTTTGAAAAGCTCGTGGATGGGGTGGATGGTTATGTTCTTCAGGTCCATTCATTCGATCTCACCGCACTCGGAAAGGCGCCCACCGTCTGCGATCCGGTGATGGCGCGGGAGTGGGTGGCGCGCGCGGCGAAGCTCGGCCGCCCGTTCCATGTCGCCCTGCCCACCTACAGTTGTATCGCCGGGTACGGGCCGGATGGCCGTTGCCTCGGGATGGTGGCGGACGCCGGCCATCCGACGTGGCGGTGGGACGCCCGCGTGGTGGAATTCACATCGGATTCCGCAGACCTCGCCGGATTGGTGGCGGAGTGGACGAAGCAACGTCCGGCCATGATGCAGGGACTCTACTGGTATCGTCTGCCGGTCGATGGAGAAACGTACAACTGGCGCTGGCCTACGCTGGCAGCGGTGATGTCTGGTCGTGTGCCGATGGCGAGATGGGAGATCAAGGCGGCTCCCGGCAGCCCCGTGGACTTCGTGCTTTGGAATACCGGTGAGAAGGACGACCTGCTGCCCAGGAGCATTCGTGTCACCCGGCCGGGACCTCCGGAGGCCGTCGTTGCGGATGGGCTCGGCGGCTGGCAGTGCAAGGCCGCTCCGGACCATGTCGATTTCCAGTTCCCTACCCAAGGTAGGCCGATCCGTCTGGCGCCGGGAAATTCGATGCCGCTGGGATGGATTCGCTATCAGGAACCGCCGCCACCTGATATGACGTTTTCCTATGAAATCGTCCGCTAG
- the purN gene encoding phosphoribosylglycinamide formyltransferase, translating into MRLGILGSGSGSNMQAILDAIDAGTLDAEIALVLSDNPGAFILERAAKRGIPTAVIDCQGFKTKFPEEVQAATARQLHEAGVDIVCLAGFMRLVKQPLLDAFPDRILNIHPALLPAFPGVDAWKQALAAGATESGCTVHYVDAGMDTGPAVLQAKVPVLADDTPETLHARIQVEEHRLYPEAIRVVAEKLGV; encoded by the coding sequence ATGCGCCTCGGTATCCTCGGCTCCGGTTCCGGTTCCAACATGCAAGCGATCCTCGATGCGATCGACGCCGGAACACTCGATGCCGAAATCGCGCTGGTGCTTTCCGACAATCCGGGAGCTTTCATTCTCGAGCGTGCCGCCAAGCGTGGCATCCCCACCGCGGTGATCGACTGCCAGGGCTTCAAGACGAAGTTCCCGGAGGAAGTGCAAGCCGCCACCGCCCGGCAGTTGCATGAGGCGGGCGTGGACATCGTCTGCCTCGCGGGCTTCATGCGGCTGGTAAAGCAGCCGCTGTTGGACGCCTTTCCAGACCGCATTTTGAACATCCACCCCGCTCTGCTCCCCGCCTTTCCCGGTGTGGATGCATGGAAGCAGGCGCTGGCCGCAGGAGCCACGGAAAGCGGCTGCACGGTCCACTATGTGGACGCAGGGATGGATACCGGCCCGGCGGTTCTTCAAGCAAAGGTGCCGGTACTGGCGGATGATACGCCGGAGACTCTGCACGCCCGCATCCAGGTGGAAGAGCACCGGCTCTACCCGGAGGCCATCCGGGTCGTCGCGGAGAAACTCGGCGTCTGA
- a CDS encoding sulfatase family protein, which yields MKLLSTFAAACLLQAAAVASTKPNVIFIYADDLGYGDIGCNGAKGVATPNVDKLASEGINFTDGHAASSTCTPSRYSIMTGQYAFRQKGTGILPGDAEMIIKPGSTTLPSIFKQAGYTTGAVGKWHLGLGSGKVDWNGEIKPSPNDIGFDESFIMAATGDRVPTVYIRNHRVENLDPVDPIEVDYKKPFPGLPDGKKDRATLKMDWSAGHNMAVINGIGRIGYMKGGTKALWKDDQMSQDFTREALGFIEKHKDQPFFLYFATHNIHVPRVPNAMFLDKSTMGLRGASIAEFDWQVGQVMQTLDKLGLAENTMVILSSDNGPVIDDGYKDEAKEKLGDHKPAGPYNGGKYSLFEGGTRVPFIVRWKGKVKPGTSSAIVNQMDFAASFAALTGVKLAADAVPDSLNVMPALLGESKTGREWLVEDSLPGNRLAYREGDWKLLLAGGRFPLQLFNLKDDLAEKKDLTAEHPEVVERLTKRLEEIRKSERTRPQS from the coding sequence ATGAAGCTGCTATCCACATTCGCCGCCGCCTGTCTGCTCCAGGCCGCCGCCGTCGCCTCCACGAAGCCCAACGTGATCTTCATCTATGCCGATGACCTTGGCTACGGAGACATCGGTTGCAACGGCGCGAAAGGCGTCGCGACTCCCAACGTCGACAAGCTGGCGTCCGAGGGCATCAACTTCACCGATGGTCACGCGGCGTCCTCCACCTGCACGCCGTCCCGCTATTCCATCATGACCGGCCAGTATGCCTTCCGGCAGAAGGGCACGGGCATCCTGCCGGGAGACGCGGAGATGATCATCAAGCCGGGCAGCACCACGCTGCCGTCCATTTTCAAACAAGCCGGCTACACCACCGGTGCGGTGGGCAAGTGGCACCTCGGCCTCGGCAGCGGCAAGGTCGATTGGAATGGCGAGATCAAGCCGAGCCCGAATGACATCGGCTTCGACGAATCCTTCATCATGGCCGCCACCGGCGACCGCGTGCCGACCGTTTACATCCGCAACCACCGCGTGGAGAACCTCGATCCCGTGGACCCCATCGAGGTGGACTACAAGAAACCCTTCCCCGGTCTGCCGGATGGCAAGAAGGACCGCGCCACGCTCAAGATGGATTGGAGCGCGGGGCACAACATGGCGGTCATCAATGGCATCGGCCGCATCGGCTACATGAAGGGTGGCACCAAGGCGCTGTGGAAGGATGACCAGATGTCGCAGGACTTCACCCGCGAGGCGCTCGGCTTCATTGAGAAGCACAAGGACCAGCCGTTCTTCCTCTACTTCGCCACCCACAACATCCATGTGCCGCGTGTTCCGAACGCGATGTTCCTCGACAAGAGCACGATGGGCCTGCGCGGGGCTTCCATCGCCGAGTTCGATTGGCAGGTCGGTCAGGTGATGCAGACGCTCGACAAGCTCGGCCTTGCGGAAAACACGATGGTCATCCTCAGCAGCGACAACGGTCCGGTGATCGATGACGGCTACAAGGATGAGGCCAAGGAAAAGCTGGGAGACCACAAGCCGGCGGGTCCCTACAACGGCGGCAAGTACTCGCTGTTCGAAGGCGGCACCCGCGTGCCTTTCATTGTCCGTTGGAAGGGGAAGGTGAAACCCGGTACCAGCTCCGCCATCGTCAACCAGATGGACTTCGCCGCCAGCTTCGCCGCCCTCACGGGGGTGAAACTGGCAGCCGATGCGGTACCGGACAGCCTCAACGTGATGCCCGCGCTGCTCGGTGAATCGAAGACCGGCCGCGAGTGGCTGGTGGAGGACAGTCTTCCCGGCAACCGGCTCGCCTACCGTGAGGGCGATTGGAAGCTGCTCCTCGCAGGCGGGCGTTTCCCCTTGCAGCTCTTCAACCTGAAGGACGACCTTGCGGAGAAGAAAGACCTCACCGCCGAGCACCCGGAGGTTGTTGAACGCCTCACCAAGCGATTGGAGGAAATCCGCAAGTCCGAGCGTACCCGCCCCCAATCCTGA
- a CDS encoding aminopeptidase — MHDARIDALARQLVRYSTSLKKGEKVLIDLYDVPDSIGIALIRETRAKGAIPVVRIHDSRITREMLFGAEDAQYSIISKHLLAEMKDMDAYIAIRGGHNIAESSDVPAERMKLAMKHLRPVIDHRVKKTKWCVLRWPNPAMAQQAGMSTEAFENFYFDVCLLDYKALIPAMNALKKLMDKTDRVEITGPGTHLKFSIKDIPAIVCGGTCNIPDGEVFTAPVRDSVEGVISYNTPTIYQGIPFDNVKLEFSKGKIVKAEAGAKTKQLNKILDSDEGARYIGEFAIGFHPVIREPMRDILFDEKIAGSFHFTPGQAYEEADNGNRSQVHWDLVNIQRKDYGGGEIKFDGKVIRKDGKFLPAALAKLNG, encoded by the coding sequence ATGCACGACGCCCGCATCGACGCTCTTGCCCGTCAGTTGGTCCGCTACTCGACCTCGCTGAAGAAAGGCGAGAAGGTCCTCATCGATCTCTATGACGTGCCGGATTCCATCGGCATCGCGTTGATCCGCGAGACCCGTGCGAAGGGTGCTATCCCGGTCGTTCGCATCCATGACTCCCGCATCACGCGTGAGATGCTGTTCGGTGCGGAGGATGCCCAGTACTCGATCATCTCGAAGCATCTGCTCGCCGAGATGAAGGATATGGACGCCTACATCGCGATCCGCGGCGGCCACAACATCGCCGAGTCCTCCGATGTCCCGGCCGAGCGCATGAAGCTCGCCATGAAGCATCTCCGCCCGGTGATCGACCACCGTGTGAAGAAAACCAAATGGTGCGTGCTGCGCTGGCCGAATCCGGCGATGGCCCAGCAGGCGGGCATGAGCACGGAGGCCTTCGAGAACTTCTACTTCGATGTCTGCCTGCTCGACTACAAGGCGCTCATCCCCGCGATGAACGCGCTGAAGAAGCTCATGGACAAGACCGACCGCGTGGAGATCACCGGCCCGGGCACCCATCTCAAGTTTTCCATCAAGGACATCCCCGCCATCGTCTGCGGCGGCACCTGCAATATTCCGGACGGCGAGGTCTTCACCGCGCCGGTGCGCGATTCCGTCGAAGGTGTGATCTCCTACAACACGCCGACGATCTACCAGGGCATTCCCTTCGACAACGTGAAGCTGGAGTTCTCCAAGGGCAAAATCGTGAAGGCCGAGGCCGGAGCGAAGACCAAGCAACTCAACAAGATCCTCGATAGCGACGAGGGTGCGCGCTACATCGGCGAGTTCGCCATCGGCTTCCACCCGGTGATCCGCGAGCCGATGCGTGACATCCTCTTCGATGAGAAGATCGCCGGTTCCTTCCACTTCACGCCGGGCCAGGCCTATGAGGAGGCGGACAATGGCAACCGCTCGCAGGTCCATTGGGACCTCGTGAACATCCAGCGCAAGGACTACGGTGGCGGCGAGATCAAGTTCGACGGCAAGGTCATCCGCAAGGACGGCAAGTTCCTGCCCGCCGCATTGGCGAAGCTGAACGGGTGA
- a CDS encoding metallopeptidase family protein: MDFETLSKWADEEVKAVLATLPPQVKKPAMACSISFEERPGRSLHDEELEGDELGLFEGPSLLEETSSPGGMIPQVRLFLFNLWEWVEQDEQDYRDEVGITFLHELGHYLGWEENDLEDRGLE; the protein is encoded by the coding sequence ATGGATTTCGAAACGCTCTCCAAGTGGGCCGATGAGGAAGTGAAGGCCGTGCTCGCCACCCTGCCGCCGCAGGTCAAGAAGCCGGCCATGGCGTGCTCGATCTCCTTCGAGGAGCGCCCCGGTCGCAGCCTTCACGACGAAGAACTGGAGGGCGACGAACTCGGCCTTTTCGAAGGACCCTCCCTGTTGGAGGAAACCTCGTCTCCCGGCGGCATGATCCCGCAGGTCCGGCTGTTCCTCTTCAATTTGTGGGAATGGGTCGAACAGGACGAGCAGGACTATCGCGATGAGGTCGGCATCACCTTCCTCCACGAACTCGGCCACTACCTCGGCTGGGAGGAGAATGATCTGGAAGATCGCGGCCTCGAATAG
- a CDS encoding substrate-binding domain-containing protein has protein sequence MSAVGIPTVMLALPLFYGQARRIREGVMAHVDRHGGWRLVECDLEQAASRPEVFTGVDAVITWTGGDTGWMKGLDARGLPVVNCMDDPPAVPGISRVATEWPSLARLVVAHFKDLGLEHAAYLERRIGTGSSRHHRLKALREITREAGITCHGHELRAHAWPGTAPAADEHKVADFLRALPKPCGVLCEDDPAAVRVLEIAARHGLRVPSDLAVVGQGNRLIGRTGRPALTTIVPPGEEIGLKAAEVLSERMAGRLPPGGLWLLPCTDLLIRDSTQTAAADPALERAWRLFDRRVLEGITVQELAAAAGVSTKTLVKRFGTRFGIDPAGEIRRRRTEEAKRLLAETDTPVAEIGRRCGFPSPSNFFNFFRRNTGASPTDFRRSFAR, from the coding sequence ATGTCCGCCGTCGGAATTCCCACCGTCATGCTCGCCCTGCCATTGTTCTATGGACAGGCGCGGCGCATCCGGGAGGGCGTGATGGCCCATGTGGACAGGCACGGCGGCTGGCGGCTGGTGGAATGCGATCTGGAGCAGGCGGCATCACGGCCGGAGGTCTTCACCGGCGTGGATGCCGTGATCACCTGGACGGGCGGTGATACCGGGTGGATGAAGGGCCTCGATGCCCGGGGATTGCCGGTGGTGAACTGCATGGACGATCCACCTGCCGTCCCCGGAATCTCACGGGTGGCCACGGAATGGCCATCGCTGGCACGGCTGGTGGTGGCTCATTTCAAGGATCTCGGACTGGAACACGCGGCGTATCTGGAGCGCCGGATCGGAACCGGCTCCTCCCGGCATCACCGGCTCAAAGCACTCCGGGAAATCACCCGGGAAGCGGGGATCACCTGCCACGGTCATGAACTGAGGGCACACGCGTGGCCGGGAACGGCACCGGCGGCCGATGAGCACAAGGTGGCGGATTTCCTGCGCGCCCTCCCGAAACCCTGCGGGGTGCTGTGTGAGGACGATCCGGCGGCGGTGCGGGTGCTGGAGATCGCGGCAAGGCATGGCCTGCGGGTTCCCTCGGATCTGGCCGTGGTGGGGCAGGGCAACCGTTTGATCGGCCGCACCGGACGACCCGCGCTCACCACCATCGTGCCACCGGGCGAGGAGATCGGCCTGAAGGCGGCGGAAGTCTTGTCCGAACGCATGGCCGGGCGTCTGCCACCCGGAGGCCTCTGGCTGCTGCCCTGCACCGATCTGTTGATACGGGACAGCACCCAGACGGCGGCGGCGGACCCGGCACTGGAACGGGCCTGGCGTTTGTTCGACAGGCGGGTGCTGGAGGGCATCACCGTGCAGGAACTGGCCGCTGCAGCAGGCGTTTCCACCAAGACGCTGGTGAAACGGTTCGGCACGCGCTTCGGGATCGACCCGGCGGGCGAAATCCGGCGGCGGCGCACGGAGGAAGCGAAGCGCCTGCTCGCGGAAACGGACACTCCGGTCGCGGAAATCGGACGGCGCTGCGGGTTCCCCTCCCCCTCCAACTTTTTCAACTTCTTCCGCCGCAACACCGGCGCCAGCCCAACGGATTTCCGCAGATCTTTTGCACGTTGA